TGAAAAAAGTTTGAATGTTTTAAAAAACAATTTTAATAGATATTTATTTATATCGTCTTTTTCAGTTATTAATCCTAAAGAAGAAGGGTTTGATGAGACTGTTGATCTAGTTGACTTAGACTTTAATTCAACAAAAATAACAGGAGAAACTTATGGACCTTTAAAAGCTGCTTGTGAGAAACAAGTAGTTGATATGATAGGCATTGAAAAATCGATCATCATCAGACCAGGCTATATAGTAGGAGAAAAGGATTATACGGATAGATTTACCTATTGGCCAGTTATGATTAACTATATGGATAACATGATCATTCCAAAAAATGATCAATTTAACTTTAAATATGTAGATGCAAAAGACTTAGGTAGTTTTGTGATTCTTGCTTTAGAAAAAGAATTAAGTGGAATCTATCATTTACAAGGGCCACAAGAAGATTTAAAATTTATTGACTTCATTAAAACATGCCAAAGCATTTTAAATCCATCATGTAATTTAATAGAATTAGAATACGCTTGGTTTAAAGAAAATGATATTATAAAACCACTTTCTTTTCCTTTATATAATGATGATCCATTTGGCAAGCTAATATATTCTGGAAATCAATTAAAATCTTATCAACATGGATTTGCATCAAGAGATTTAAAAGATACGATCATGGACGCATTTAACTGGTTTCAAGAAGTTAAAGGTGATGCAAATGAGATTGCAGTTGGTATGAAACCTTTTGAAATGAAAGAATATTTAAAAAAACTTAACCAAGGTTAATTTAATACTAGAATTTTTTTATTTAGGTAATTACAATATGTTATAATGAATATATTATTTATCAAGTTAAGAATAGATTTAGGGGAGGTTTTATGAAGATATTACTTAAAATAGTAGGTGTTTTTGTAATTGCTTTTTTACTAATTAGTTGTGATAAACCAATAGAAGAACCAGAGATTGTAGAGCATACAATTTCTTTTGTTGTACCTGAAGGAATTGAAGCTTTAGATGATATAGAAGTTGAATCAGGAAAAACAATAGAGCTACCTGAATTAACAGATATAGGCGAGTATCAATGGTATGAAGATTCTGCTTTAAGCATAGTTTTTGATGAAGAAGCACT
The sequence above is drawn from the Mariniplasma anaerobium genome and encodes:
- a CDS encoding NAD-dependent epimerase/dehydratase family protein — encoded protein: MKILIIGGKRFVGYHIAKAAEARGHEIVFFNRGKTNSKLFPKSKNIIGDRNTDMYKLENMKFDAVIDTCAYFPKQIEKSLNVLKNNFNRYLFISSFSVINPKEEGFDETVDLVDLDFNSTKITGETYGPLKAACEKQVVDMIGIEKSIIIRPGYIVGEKDYTDRFTYWPVMINYMDNMIIPKNDQFNFKYVDAKDLGSFVILALEKELSGIYHLQGPQEDLKFIDFIKTCQSILNPSCNLIELEYAWFKENDIIKPLSFPLYNDDPFGKLIYSGNQLKSYQHGFASRDLKDTIMDAFNWFQEVKGDANEIAVGMKPFEMKEYLKKLNQG